A single window of Bordetella genomosp. 11 DNA harbors:
- a CDS encoding transglutaminase-like cysteine peptidase, whose product MLNPTSSRAVRAWARAAFFCLLFGWGISGALELDTARLEQVAASRYGSKGAHAVAAWLQLLQDDRALDEPDKLTSVNTFWNRRLLQAEDQTIWGQADYWATPLEALGKGAGDCEDFVIGKYFSLIKLGVPTSKLRFVYVRARIGGPESSEQIAHMVLAYYPTANSVPLVLDSLISDILPASQRRDLTPVFSFNADGVYVDGKHAAPVDRIGRWRDLLQRMAREGIRQ is encoded by the coding sequence ATGCTTAACCCCACCTCTTCGCGCGCCGTCCGGGCCTGGGCCAGGGCGGCTTTCTTCTGCCTGCTGTTCGGGTGGGGAATCAGCGGCGCGCTGGAGCTGGACACCGCGCGGTTGGAGCAGGTCGCGGCCAGCCGGTATGGCAGCAAGGGGGCGCACGCGGTCGCGGCCTGGCTGCAATTGCTGCAAGACGACAGGGCGCTGGACGAGCCGGACAAACTGACCAGCGTGAATACCTTCTGGAACCGGAGGCTGTTGCAGGCCGAGGACCAGACGATATGGGGACAGGCCGATTACTGGGCCACGCCGCTGGAGGCGCTGGGCAAGGGCGCCGGCGACTGCGAAGACTTCGTCATCGGCAAGTATTTTTCGTTGATCAAATTGGGCGTGCCGACCAGCAAGCTCCGTTTCGTGTATGTGCGCGCGCGCATCGGTGGGCCGGAAAGCAGCGAGCAGATCGCTCACATGGTGCTGGCCTACTATCCGACCGCCAATTCGGTGCCGCTGGTGCTGGACAGCCTGATATCCGATATCCTGCCCGCCAGTCAGCGCAGGGATCTGACACCCGTATTCAGTTTCAATGCCGACGGCGTGTACGTCGACGGCAAACATGCCGCCCCGGTCGATCGTATCGGCCGCTGGCGCGATCTGCTTCAGCGCATGGCGCGTGAAGGCATCCGGCAATAG
- a CDS encoding bifunctional diguanylate cyclase/phosphodiesterase, translating into MSILRQLLLSITIAIAIILLGTLALSVTAARDYLAGQLQVQSSDAAVSLALSLSQPANSSRVTQELLVSALYDGGHFSLVRLTDPQGQIIIERSGQSAATAVPGWFQRLVSLSAKSASHVVTDGWRQIGEVTLTANDAYAWETLWASSLQMILVIVAAGLVWALFAFALVRWIEKRLLAEVGEHMRAIGRGQFGGALTARVPELSGITEALNETREQLRATAEEQTARIESLEIEVNQDAVTGLANRKYFINEFLRAVDKSPGRPDAQRGTESEDGHVLVFRQRDLAAINRHMPRDFVDQWLAGLGSRVAALLDQFQLNNTLVARLNGSDFALLMPGCAAPTAMLVAERLRNELREARIPVGEGGLCRWALGMTDYQRGDKVGDLLGRLDFALMRGESAGDDHVQLATDDAQALSAHGESAWRRAIADGIERQRFTLALEPLLALDGSVMRQEATLMLHSQGSPEPIPAKLFIPAATRLDLTADCDIQAVRLAVSWLMMNEGDVTVRIAMPSLSHPNFLLQVERMLAERKQLATRLYLEVDAHAVVERRDAVAELCRIANDCGAHVGVRRLAQQLSAVSLLHSLSLAYVKLGGGFVTGMARSLGSQQLAVSVLETARSLGIQVYAEDVPDEATRGILAKLGVTVMRGPGIVAARGAA; encoded by the coding sequence ATGTCCATACTTCGACAACTACTGCTCAGTATCACCATCGCCATCGCGATCATCCTGCTCGGCACCCTGGCGCTGAGCGTGACCGCGGCGCGCGATTACCTGGCCGGCCAATTGCAGGTACAGAGCAGCGATGCGGCCGTATCCCTGGCGCTATCGCTCTCGCAGCCCGCGAACAGTTCGCGCGTGACGCAGGAACTGCTGGTGTCCGCGCTGTATGACGGCGGGCATTTTTCGCTGGTGCGGCTGACCGATCCCCAGGGCCAGATCATCATCGAACGCAGCGGCCAGAGCGCGGCGACGGCGGTGCCCGGCTGGTTCCAGCGGCTGGTTTCCTTGTCCGCCAAATCCGCCAGCCACGTGGTGACCGACGGTTGGCGCCAGATCGGCGAGGTCACGCTGACGGCCAATGACGCCTATGCCTGGGAGACGCTGTGGGCGAGCAGCCTGCAGATGATCCTGGTCATCGTCGCGGCGGGCCTGGTCTGGGCCTTGTTCGCTTTTGCCCTGGTGCGGTGGATCGAAAAGCGCCTGCTGGCCGAGGTAGGCGAACATATGCGCGCGATCGGCCGCGGGCAGTTCGGCGGGGCGCTGACCGCGCGCGTGCCGGAATTGTCGGGCATCACGGAGGCCCTGAACGAGACGCGCGAGCAACTGCGCGCCACGGCCGAGGAACAGACGGCGCGCATCGAATCCCTGGAGATCGAGGTCAACCAGGACGCGGTTACCGGACTGGCCAACCGCAAGTACTTCATCAACGAATTCCTGCGTGCCGTCGATAAGAGCCCCGGCAGGCCGGACGCGCAACGCGGGACGGAATCGGAAGACGGCCACGTGCTGGTGTTCCGCCAGCGCGACCTGGCGGCGATCAATCGCCACATGCCCCGTGATTTCGTCGACCAATGGCTGGCCGGCCTGGGGAGCAGGGTGGCGGCCCTGCTCGACCAATTCCAGCTCAACAATACGCTGGTCGCGCGCCTGAACGGCTCGGACTTCGCCTTGCTGATGCCCGGCTGCGCCGCGCCGACCGCCATGCTGGTGGCCGAGCGCCTGCGCAACGAGCTGCGCGAGGCGCGCATTCCGGTCGGCGAGGGCGGGCTTTGCCGCTGGGCCCTGGGCATGACGGATTACCAGCGCGGCGACAAGGTCGGCGATCTGCTGGGACGCCTGGATTTCGCCTTGATGCGCGGCGAAAGCGCGGGCGACGATCACGTGCAGCTGGCGACGGACGATGCGCAGGCCTTGTCCGCGCATGGCGAATCGGCGTGGCGCCGGGCGATCGCCGACGGCATCGAGCGCCAGCGCTTTACGCTGGCGCTCGAACCCCTGCTGGCGCTGGATGGCTCCGTCATGCGGCAGGAAGCCACCCTGATGCTGCACAGCCAGGGATCGCCGGAACCGATTCCCGCCAAGCTGTTCATTCCGGCGGCGACACGCCTGGATCTGACCGCCGACTGCGATATCCAGGCCGTGCGCCTGGCAGTCAGCTGGCTGATGATGAACGAAGGCGACGTGACGGTGCGCATCGCGATGCCCTCGCTGTCGCATCCCAACTTCCTGCTGCAGGTCGAGCGGATGCTGGCCGAACGCAAGCAATTGGCGACGCGGCTGTACCTGGAAGTCGATGCGCACGCGGTGGTGGAGCGGCGCGATGCCGTGGCGGAGTTGTGCCGCATCGCGAACGACTGCGGCGCCCACGTCGGCGTGCGCCGCCTGGCGCAGCAGCTCAGCGCGGTCAGCCTGCTGCACAGCCTGTCGCTGGCCTATGTGAAACTGGGTGGAGGCTTCGTCACCGGCATGGCCCGCAGCCTGGGCAGCCAGCAACTGGCGGTCTCGGTGCTGGAAACCGCGCGCTCGCTGGGCATCCAGGTCTATGCGGAAGACGTGCCGGACGAGGCGACGCGCGGCATCCTGGCGAAGCTCGGCGTGACTGTGATGCGTGGGCCGGGCATCGTGGCGGCTCGAGGTGCGGCGTGA
- a CDS encoding sialidase family protein, which produces MRSIWTYQTLANGLLSNGVIALVPGKGEDLYVATTGGISGSDTLGEWWNPAVLRQSNNFDICVNQASGVLVFTTVDCTGLGVQRSFGGEVHFLTRERDGLASDCIRSVNIDQAAAVAANDELGPVVISHYDGSGVGDRLARTLSVYKVETGKWRMVELADGFNILRVRFFSGKIYACTEGGLAISADGGEHWSYIDRFSAPPRLPWAGQAASGARVNDIHIGVDGTWYILCQSTVSSWLLKSSDGGRTCEILLSNLQDAYQTIEASRDDLFVLSYSRLTVFNTRESSVKIFRDANGLKVGASVDSNHRFTVHDGRVFIPTDVGVAVAAAADIASYPPLWQYATTARGLPDNAVLCVSGSPSKPGVPVLAGTPSGLAASIDGGQSWAGLDRLGSTLLGRTRINDLFYCSTPTTPFYGIAADNGFFFCSNPLLPGVSAAHYTTRDGLASNRVVCVFARMYTSMQAWVGHDGEGLSYCLDGKWHIANKDSGLAGNHVLSIRPGWYKEKPRLYACGYDKDPFTGEESAALSFSEDNGKTWVAVRRLSWPVGVPYRLFDVCSVDYSSDVLYGLICNKAAHDIWFAKSVDGGASWDTAGAFMLDIYKQSAGSAPDSSPKIYSDTRGQFISLPNSIYFPVPAQNFLQCVYWQDGLRQGNVGSTFIDADGNIYRGNGSSGVGLSNVAYMPFYYWAGQPEG; this is translated from the coding sequence ATGCGCAGTATATGGACTTATCAAACACTGGCGAACGGTTTATTGAGCAACGGGGTCATCGCCCTGGTGCCCGGCAAAGGTGAAGACCTATATGTGGCGACGACCGGGGGAATTTCGGGATCGGATACCCTGGGAGAATGGTGGAACCCGGCAGTGTTACGCCAGTCGAATAACTTCGACATCTGCGTCAATCAGGCTTCCGGGGTTCTGGTCTTCACCACAGTGGATTGCACGGGACTTGGGGTGCAACGATCGTTTGGCGGCGAGGTGCATTTCCTCACCCGCGAACGTGACGGACTGGCTTCGGACTGCATAAGATCGGTAAACATCGATCAGGCAGCGGCAGTGGCGGCCAATGATGAACTGGGGCCGGTGGTCATTTCGCACTACGACGGAAGCGGGGTGGGCGACCGCCTGGCGAGGACGCTATCCGTATATAAAGTCGAAACCGGGAAATGGCGGATGGTGGAACTCGCCGACGGCTTCAACATTCTGCGTGTCAGGTTTTTCTCCGGAAAAATCTATGCCTGCACGGAAGGTGGCCTCGCCATATCCGCCGACGGTGGCGAGCATTGGAGCTATATAGACAGGTTCTCCGCTCCGCCCAGATTGCCTTGGGCCGGTCAAGCCGCTTCCGGGGCACGGGTCAACGATATTCACATAGGCGTCGACGGGACCTGGTATATCCTGTGCCAATCGACAGTGTCATCCTGGCTATTGAAATCCAGCGATGGGGGGCGAACCTGCGAAATACTGTTGTCGAACCTGCAGGACGCCTACCAAACGATCGAGGCATCCCGCGACGACCTGTTTGTCCTTTCCTACAGCCGGCTGACGGTATTCAATACCCGCGAGAGTTCCGTAAAGATATTCCGGGATGCGAATGGTCTGAAGGTGGGCGCCTCGGTCGACTCGAACCATCGTTTCACTGTGCACGATGGCAGGGTTTTCATACCGACGGATGTCGGCGTCGCGGTCGCCGCGGCCGCCGACATCGCATCGTATCCTCCGCTTTGGCAGTACGCGACGACAGCCCGGGGTCTGCCGGATAACGCCGTGCTGTGTGTTTCCGGGTCGCCCAGCAAGCCGGGCGTGCCTGTGCTGGCGGGGACCCCAAGTGGCTTGGCGGCCAGCATCGATGGCGGGCAATCATGGGCCGGCCTGGACAGGCTGGGCAGCACTCTCTTGGGAAGGACGCGAATAAACGACCTATTCTATTGTTCGACGCCCACGACGCCTTTCTATGGCATCGCCGCCGACAACGGTTTTTTCTTCTGCAGTAATCCGCTTCTGCCCGGTGTGTCGGCGGCGCATTACACAACGCGGGATGGACTGGCGAGCAACCGAGTCGTCTGTGTCTTTGCCCGAATGTACACGTCCATGCAAGCGTGGGTTGGACATGACGGCGAAGGCCTTTCCTATTGCCTGGATGGAAAGTGGCATATCGCGAACAAGGATAGCGGTCTGGCCGGGAATCACGTCCTGAGTATCCGGCCAGGGTGGTACAAGGAAAAGCCGCGTCTGTACGCCTGTGGCTACGATAAAGATCCCTTCACGGGCGAGGAATCGGCGGCTTTGTCGTTTTCCGAAGATAACGGTAAAACCTGGGTTGCCGTCAGGCGGCTGTCCTGGCCCGTTGGCGTGCCTTACAGGCTGTTCGATGTATGCTCGGTCGATTATTCCAGCGACGTTCTCTATGGCCTGATTTGCAACAAGGCAGCCCATGATATTTGGTTCGCCAAATCGGTCGACGGGGGCGCTTCATGGGACACTGCCGGCGCCTTCATGCTGGACATCTACAAGCAGAGCGCCGGTTCGGCGCCGGACAGCAGTCCGAAGATCTATTCGGACACGCGGGGGCAATTTATATCGTTGCCGAATTCAATCTATTTCCCCGTGCCGGCTCAGAATTTCCTGCAGTGCGTGTATTGGCAAGACGGATTACGGCAAGGAAATGTCGGATCAACCTTCATTGACGCCGATGGGAACATATATCGGGGTAATGGATCGTCTGGTGTAGGTTTATCCAACGTGGCATATATGCCTTTCTACTATTGGGCAGGCCAGCCGGAGGGCTGA